GACCGGCATGGAGAACAGGCTCCCGGCCGTGAGTCCCAGTGCGGCCAGCAGCGCCAGTTGTCCCCAGAGCACCACCAGCCCGCGCGCGTAGTTGGGCGCAAAGGCGCCCGCGTATGCCAGGGTTTCCAGTCCATCCTCGGGCGAAAAGAGGACGGTCACGCCGCCCGCGTCCGTATTCCGGTATTCCACGACCAGCGGGTCTTCTCCCTGTAATTCCCGGATCGAGGCATGGAGACTGTGGGGCGTCGTAGCCACCGCATGGGTTTCCACCCTAACGGCCGGTCCCGTGTCCCCGCGGTGGAGGGTCCAGGCGCCGGCGACCCGCCCGGGGCCGGGCGTCGAACTGGAAAAGCGGAATCGCAATGAAAGGGGATGGGCGGGGTCGAGCTTTCCGGGCCGCGGATAGCGCCATGCGCGCGCCCCGCCCGGCGGCACGGAAAAGGCCTCCACGAGCAGGCTGTCTCGAACGGCGCGATACATGGCTTCGGGCGGTACGTGGGGCGGAAGAAGCCCGCGTTCCCTGGCCTCCTGCAGGCGGGCGCGGGCCTCCCGCTCGACGTTCACGGCGTCGGGTTGCAGCGGTCGCCGGGCGACCAGGATGTCCGTCAGCAGGAGTTCGCGCTGCGCGGGATCGCGCAAGGGCTCGCGCAGCCGCCACCGCAGGAGGCCGGCCGTGACGGCCCCGGAAACGGCCAGCAGGGCCGTGTTGAGCAGCATGAGGCCCAGCCACTTGCCCAGCCAGATCTGGAAGGGGTGGATCGGCTTGGTGCATACCAGTTGCAGTTTTTTCGACTGCCATTCGAGGGAGACGGACGCGCAGCCGGCCCACAGCGACGCCAGCGAGAGGATCAGCATCGCGAGCCCCAGGGTGTAACGAAGGAGGATCTGCACTTCGCCGCCGAGCGTGCCGTCGCCCTGGACGGTGAGCGGCAGGCCGGCGATGGTCAGCAGGAGGAAAGCCAAAAGCAGCAGCACGACGCGCGAGCGCACGGCGCCGCGCAAGGCCAGCAGGGCGATGGCCCAGACCTTACGCATGCGGGGGGGTGTCCAGGTAGGGAGCCACGCCCTCGGACGGCGCGGCCCCGGAGGGCTCGCCACCCGCGCTCATGGCGCGGGCGACGGTATCGAGGAAGAACTGCTCCAGGTTCCGCCGGGGATAGTCCAGTTCCGGCTCGCGGCCAAGCTGGGCCTTCAGCGCCGACAGGATAGATCGGAGCTGTTCCGCGGAGACCTCCGGCAGCGTCACGCGCGGCCGGTCCCGTACCTCGAGCAGGTCGCGGATCGGCCCGATGGCCTGCAGGCGGCCGTTGAAGAGGATGGCGATCCGGTCGCAGACATCCTCGATATCCGCCAGGAGATGCGAAGAGAGCAGCACCGCCTTGCCGCGGCGGGCCAGGGTCAGGATCAGATCCTTGACCTGCCGGCAGCCCAACGGGTCGAGGCCGGACGTCGGCTCGTCGAGGATGACCAGGTCGGGATCGTTGATCAGCGCCTGGGCCAGGCCGATGCGGCGCGCCATGCCCTTGGAAAACTCGCCGACGAGGCGGCGGCGGGCGTGCCGGAGCCCGATCATGTCCAGGAGTTGCTCCGTGCGCTCGGTCCGCTCCTTCCGGGTGAGGTTGAACAGCCGCCCGAAGAAGTCGAGCGTCTCCTCGCAGGACAGGTAGGGATAGAGATAGGAATCCTCCGGCAGGTATCCGATCCGGGCCTTGCGCCGCACGTCGGTCGGCGGCGCGCCGAGCACGTGGAGCCGGCCCTCCGTGGGCCGCAGGAGTCCGACGATCATCTTGAGCGTCGTGCTCTTGCCGGAGCCGTTGGGCCCGAGCAGACCGAAGACCTCGCCGGGCCTCACGTCGAAGGAGAGATCCTCGACCGCGCGGACGCGGGGCCGGCGCCAGAAATCGCGGAAGACTTTTCCCGCCCGTTCGACTTGCAGCACCGGCATAGGTTCCGTATTCATCCGTTCCTCAACTCCGCCTTTCGAAACGACAGGAGGCCCAGGAGCAGCAGGCCTCCGAGGTACAGCCCGCCGTACACGGCGGCCCGGCCGACGTAACTCCAGGGGATGCGCCCGTCTCCCGACAGGGCATCCGCCAGCCAGAAATGCTGCCAGTTGGGGGTCAGGCTGTACAGGACGGACGCGAAGGCGGAGTGTTCCGCGTACCGGCCGAACAGGTGATCCGATGTCAGGCCCAGGAGCAGCGCCAGGCTGCACAGGATCAGGGTGGGGACCGTGTCGAGCCGGGTGGCCAGCAGTCCCGCCAGGCCGGTCAGCATCAGCAGGGCGATGCCGATCAGCAGGCTGGCCGGGACCAGGCGCCAGTCCAGGTGCGCGCCGAAGGCGCCGCGGTGTCCCTCCGGGTCGATGAAGCAGGCCCAGGCGAGCGCGGCCGCGGCCAGGATCAGCATCCACGCGAAAGCGCGGGAGACGAAAGGCCCGCGGTCCCGGTAGTTCAGCAGGCCGCCGACGGCGAAGGCCAGTACGGGCGCGGCCAATGCCGGGCCGCCGGCCCACCAGTCGAGGACGAAGTAGCCGGAGGCCGCGCGCGCGCTCAACAGCGTGGCCATCGCGGCGCCCAGGGAAAACAGCAGCGTCGCCGCGGCGGCGCCCGCGAGCTTGGCGAGGAAAAAGAGCCCGCGCCCCACAGGCTTGCTCAAGACCAGCGCCGCCGTCCCGAGCGCCGTTTCCCGGCTCATGGTGGAGGAGGCGGCGTAGCTGCCCAGCACCAGCCCGAAGGCCAAATGCACCGCCAGGGCGTTGTCCCGCACCAGCCGCGCCGATTCCCCGAGGGTCTGGGTGAGCAGCACGGGCAGCCCCGCGATGAAGAGGATCCCGAACGCGGCGATCAGCAGGAACCCCGGCTGCCGGATGATATCCAGCAGGCTGATCCGCGCGATCGCGGTAAACTGTCGGAGCCTCCAGGTCATGGCGGTCGGCAGAAGAAAATGGTGGTTCTGCCCGGGGCCAGAGAGTAGAGTATCGCCCCGCATTTCTCAAGACCGGCGGCGGATTTTACCGATGGCCCGAAAACCATATTCCGTGGAGCTGGTGGCGGACTTGAACCGGGCCGCCGCCGATCCTTCCCTGGAGATTCCTCGCCGTCCGAGCCGCTACGAGGCCGGCCAGGCGCTGGACCTGGAGGTGGAAGGGGTGTTCCCGGCCGTGCGCGCGGCCGCCTCGTTCCGGATCGAGAAGTTCCTCGGCGGCGGCTTCGCCGGCCAGGTGTACCGGTGCCGGCTGGATAGCCTGCGGCTCCCGGCGGGCGCGGAGATTCCCGGCCTGGCGCCCGGCCGCGTGTACACGCTGAAGATCATCATCCCCCCGTCGCGTTTTTCGCGTTTCTTCCGGAACTTCGTCTACCGCCTGGCCTTCCAGGGGCCGTTCAGCGCGCAGGTGAATTACTCCGCCTGCCGCGCGGGCCTGCTCTGGCAGAAGCTCATGCGGCGGGCCGCCCGCGCGGTCTTCGGGCGCGAGACGGCCGTCAAGGACGCCTATGCCTCGTTTCACGACGCCACGCTGGGCGCGTTCGGCGAGGTGACCGAGTGGATTGAAGGCCGGATGTGGCGGCTGGAGTCCGACCCGGACATGAAGGCCCGCCGCGACTGGCGGAACGTTCCGATCGAGGCCACGGCGAGCGCCGAGTACGTCGCCAAGCGCCGGTTCATGGCGGACCTGGTGCGCATGCTGCACGAGATGGGCGCGCCGGAATTCGCGCGGCAGTACGAGTGGTACACGATGAAGAGCCAGCCGAACGTCCTCAAGCGGACGGACACGGGGGAGGAGGGGCCCGCGGGCGGCCTGTGCGCCATCGACTTCCGCGCGGGCCTGGCCCTGCTGCCGTTCCTGCCGATGAGCCCGGCGGACTTCAAACTGATTTTGCAGGGCCTGTTCCGCCGCGGCGCGCTGGTCCAGTTCGACCGCGGCGACCTGGGGAAACTGGAGCACTTCGCCGCGCGGCACGCCGCCGAGTTCGAGGAGTACCGGCCCGTGCTGGAGGAGCTGAAGGTGCGCGATCCGGCTTATCGCCGCTCGCTGCCGGACCTCACGCATCACGGGTTGCGCCTGCTCTGGGACGCCGGGCTGCGCCGCGACGTCCGGGCCGGGCTGGTCGAGGGCTACCGGGCCGATGATCTCGCCGACGAGCGGTTCGCGGAGGCCTTGCGAACGGGGTCGGGCTTCCGTTTCGCCGCGTGGTACCTGCTGGGAGCCGTGCCGATCCTGGGCCGGCTGATCCGCAAGCGCTGGGGGAACGCGGCCT
This region of Kiritimatiellia bacterium genomic DNA includes:
- a CDS encoding ABC transporter ATP-binding protein; translated protein: MNTEPMPVLQVERAGKVFRDFWRRPRVRAVEDLSFDVRPGEVFGLLGPNGSGKSTTLKMIVGLLRPTEGRLHVLGAPPTDVRRKARIGYLPEDSYLYPYLSCEETLDFFGRLFNLTRKERTERTEQLLDMIGLRHARRRLVGEFSKGMARRIGLAQALINDPDLVILDEPTSGLDPLGCRQVKDLILTLARRGKAVLLSSHLLADIEDVCDRIAILFNGRLQAIGPIRDLLEVRDRPRVTLPEVSAEQLRSILSALKAQLGREPELDYPRRNLEQFFLDTVARAMSAGGEPSGAAPSEGVAPYLDTPPHA
- a CDS encoding ABC transporter permease translates to MRKVWAIALLALRGAVRSRVVLLLLAFLLLTIAGLPLTVQGDGTLGGEVQILLRYTLGLAMLILSLASLWAGCASVSLEWQSKKLQLVCTKPIHPFQIWLGKWLGLMLLNTALLAVSGAVTAGLLRWRLREPLRDPAQRELLLTDILVARRPLQPDAVNVEREARARLQEARERGLLPPHVPPEAMYRAVRDSLLVEAFSVPPGGARAWRYPRPGKLDPAHPLSLRFRFSSSTPGPGRVAGAWTLHRGDTGPAVRVETHAVATTPHSLHASIRELQGEDPLVVEYRNTDAGGVTVLFSPEDGLETLAYAGAFAPNYARGLVVLWGQLALLAALGLTAGSLFSMPVAAFVSGFVLLLTQLAGDLQSMAARPMFLTTHHGEAMFGPRAAALFQQLFRALHIMVGPLEVPDAMARLTTGVLVPWTETLRVLWTHGLAYPLVLAGLAAWVMRRREPALAG